A part of Odontesthes bonariensis isolate fOdoBon6 chromosome 23, fOdoBon6.hap1, whole genome shotgun sequence genomic DNA contains:
- the exoc7 gene encoding exocyst complex component 7 isoform X5 produces the protein MIPTEDASARKREIEEKLKQEQETLSFIRENLEKSDQLTKGMVSILSSFESRLMQLENSIIPVHKQTENLQRLQENVDKTLSCMDHVISYYHVAKDTDRIIREGPTGRLDEYLACIAKIQKAVEYFQDNNPDSPELNTVKARFEKGKELLEAEFRSLLTRYSKPVPPILILDAISMDEELEAPEDVVLEHLPEAVLQDIICIAGWLVEYGRNQDFMNVYFQIRSNQLDRSIKGLKDHFRKNSASSGVLYSPAVQTKRKDTPTKKAPRRPGTIRKAQNLLKQYSQHGLDGKKGGSNLTPLEGKDDVLDIEIDSYIHCISAFVKLAQSEYALLMEIIPEHHQKKTFDSLIQEALDNLMLEGDNIVSAARRAIMRHDYSAVLTIFPILRHLKMNKSEFDSTLQGTAASTKNKLPTLITSMETIGAKALEEFADSIKNDPDKEYNMPKDGTVHELTSNAILFLQQLLDFHETAGAMLASQVLGDTYNIPLDPRETSSATSYTSDFNKRLLSTYICKVLGNLQLNLLSKSKVYEDLALSAIFLHNNYNYILKSLEKSELIQLVTVTQKRAEVSYRELIEQQIDTYQRSWLKVTEHLTDRNMPAAQPGSKLKDKERQVIKDKFKGFNDGLEELCKIQKGWAIPDKEQRDFIRHAQKKAVSEAYRAFLHRCANISFTKNPEKYHKYRPEEVEEMIEKLFDTSA, from the exons ATGATTCCTACCGAGGATGCGTCCGCCAGGAAGCGGGAGATCGAGGAGAAGCTGAAGCAG GAACAAGAGACGCTGTCATTCATCCGGGAGAACCTGGAGAAGAGCGATCAGCTGACCAAAGGCATG GTTTCCATCCTGTCTTCGTTCGAGAGCCGCCTGATGCAGCTGGAGAACTCCATCATCCCGGTCCACAAGCAGACGGAGAACCTGCAGCGGCTGCAGGAGAACGTGGACAAAACTCTGTCCTGCATGGACCACGTCATCAGTTACTACCACGTGGCCAAGGACACCGACAGGATCATCAGAGAGGG GCCTACAGGCAGGCTCGATGAATATCTCGCTTGTATCGCCAAGATCCAGAAAGCTGTGGAATACTTTCAGGACAACAACCCAGACAGCCCTGAACTCAACACAGTG AAAGCGCGGTTTGAGAAGGGGAAAGAGCTGCTCGAGGCCGAGTTCCGCAGCCTCTTAACCCGCTACAGCAAACCCGTTCCCCCCATCCTCATCCTGGACGCCATCAGCATGGACGAGGAGCTGGAGGCGCCGGAGGACGTGGTGCTGGAACACCTTCCCGAGGCCGTGCTCCAGGACATCATCTGCATCGCCGGCTGGCTGGTGGAATACGGACGCAACCAAG ATTTCATGAACGTTTACTTCCAGATCAGGTCCAACCAGCTGGATCGCTCCATCAAAGGCCTGAAGGATCACTTCCGCAAAAACAGCGCCTCCTCCGGGGTCCTCTACTCCCCCGCCGTCCAAACCAAACGCAAGGACACGCCCACAAAGAAGGCTCCCAGGAGGCCAG GGACCATTCGCAAGGCTCAGAACCTTCTGAAACAGTACTCACAGCATGGGCTGGATGGGAAAAAGGGGGGCTCTAACCTCACTCCTTTGGAAG GGAAAGACGACGTCCTGGACATCGAGATCGACTCCTACATCCACTGCATCAGCGCCTTCGTCAAGCTGGCCCAGAGCGAGTACGCCCTCCTGATGGAGATCATCCCCGAGCATCACCAGAAGAAGACCTTCGACTCCCTCATTCAG GAGGCGCTGGACAACCTGATGCTGGAGGGAGACAACATCGTGTCGGCGGCACGCAGGGCCATCATGCGTCACGACTACTCCGCCGTCCTCACCATCTTCCCCATCCTCAGACACCTGAAAATGAACAAGTCCGAGTTCGACTCGACGCTTCAG GGAACAGCGGCGAGCACCAAGAACAAGCTGCCCACGCTCATCACCTCCATGGAGACGATCGGGGCCAAAGCTCTGGAGGAGTTTGCGGACAGCATCAAG AATGATCCTGATAAAGAGTACAACATGCCCAAAGACGGAACGGTTCACGAGCTGACCAGCAAC GCCATCCTGttcctgcagcagctgctggacTTCCACGAGACCGCCGGAGCCATGCTGGCCTCGCAAG TTCTGGGGGACACTTACAATATACCTTTAGACCCCCGAG AGACGTCGTCAGCGACCAGCTACACGTCCGACTTCAACAAACGGCTCCTCAGCACCTACATCT GTAAAGTTTTaggaaacctgcagctgaacctgctCAGCAAATCCAAAGTGTACGAGGACTTGGCTCTGAGCGCCATCTTCCTGCACAACAACTACAACTACATCCTGAAGTCGCTGGAGAA GTCCGAGCTGATCCAGCTGGTCACGGTGACTCAGAAGAGAGCGGAGGTGTCCTACAGGGAGCTGATCGAGCAGCAGATCGACACGTACCAGCGCAG CTGGCTGAAGGTCACCGAGCACCTGACGGACCGGAACATGCCCGCCGCCCAGCCCGGTTCCAAG CTAAAAGATAAAGAGCGACAAGTGATTAAAGACAAATTCAAG GGTTTCAACGACGGGTTGGAGGAGCTGTGCAAGATCCAGAAGGGCTGGGCCATCCCGGATAAAGAGCAGCGAGACTTCATCCGTCACGCTCAGAAGAAGGCGGTGTCGGAGGCTTACAGAGCCTTCCTGCACAG GTGTGCCAACATTTCCTTCACCAAGAACCCCGAGAAGTATCACAAGTATCGGccggaggaggtggaggagatgaTCGAGAAGCTGTTCGACACATCTGCCTGA
- the exoc7 gene encoding exocyst complex component 7 isoform X8 has protein sequence MIPTEDASARKREIEEKLKQEQETLSFIRENLEKSDQLTKGMVSILSSFESRLMQLENSIIPVHKQTENLQRLQENVDKTLSCMDHVISYYHVAKDTDRIIREGPTGRLDEYLACIAKIQKAVEYFQDNNPDSPELNTVKARFEKGKELLEAEFRSLLTRYSKPVPPILILDAISMDEELEAPEDVVLEHLPEAVLQDIICIAGWLVEYGRNQDFMNVYFQIRSNQLDRSIKGLKDHFRKNSASSGVLYSPAVQTKRKDTPTKKAPRRPGYDHDPRVKHHPDALTEKHGAAAGKDDVLDIEIDSYIHCISAFVKLAQSEYALLMEIIPEHHQKKTFDSLIQEALDNLMLEGDNIVSAARRAIMRHDYSAVLTIFPILRHLKMNKSEFDSTLQGTAASTKNKLPTLITSMETIGAKALEEFADSIKNDPDKEYNMPKDGTVHELTSNAILFLQQLLDFHETAGAMLASQVLGDTYNIPLDPRETSSATSYTSDFNKRLLSTYICKVLGNLQLNLLSKSKVYEDLALSAIFLHNNYNYILKSLEKSELIQLVTVTQKRAEVSYRELIEQQIDTYQRSWLKVTEHLTDRNMPAAQPGSKLKDKERQVIKDKFKGFNDGLEELCKIQKGWAIPDKEQRDFIRHAQKKAVSEAYRAFLHRCANISFTKNPEKYHKYRPEEVEEMIEKLFDTSA, from the exons ATGATTCCTACCGAGGATGCGTCCGCCAGGAAGCGGGAGATCGAGGAGAAGCTGAAGCAG GAACAAGAGACGCTGTCATTCATCCGGGAGAACCTGGAGAAGAGCGATCAGCTGACCAAAGGCATG GTTTCCATCCTGTCTTCGTTCGAGAGCCGCCTGATGCAGCTGGAGAACTCCATCATCCCGGTCCACAAGCAGACGGAGAACCTGCAGCGGCTGCAGGAGAACGTGGACAAAACTCTGTCCTGCATGGACCACGTCATCAGTTACTACCACGTGGCCAAGGACACCGACAGGATCATCAGAGAGGG GCCTACAGGCAGGCTCGATGAATATCTCGCTTGTATCGCCAAGATCCAGAAAGCTGTGGAATACTTTCAGGACAACAACCCAGACAGCCCTGAACTCAACACAGTG AAAGCGCGGTTTGAGAAGGGGAAAGAGCTGCTCGAGGCCGAGTTCCGCAGCCTCTTAACCCGCTACAGCAAACCCGTTCCCCCCATCCTCATCCTGGACGCCATCAGCATGGACGAGGAGCTGGAGGCGCCGGAGGACGTGGTGCTGGAACACCTTCCCGAGGCCGTGCTCCAGGACATCATCTGCATCGCCGGCTGGCTGGTGGAATACGGACGCAACCAAG ATTTCATGAACGTTTACTTCCAGATCAGGTCCAACCAGCTGGATCGCTCCATCAAAGGCCTGAAGGATCACTTCCGCAAAAACAGCGCCTCCTCCGGGGTCCTCTACTCCCCCGCCGTCCAAACCAAACGCAAGGACACGCCCACAAAGAAGGCTCCCAGGAGGCCAG GTTACGATCACGACCCGCGGGTCAAACATCACCCCGACGCCCTGACCGAGAAGCACGGGGCCGCTGCAG GGAAAGACGACGTCCTGGACATCGAGATCGACTCCTACATCCACTGCATCAGCGCCTTCGTCAAGCTGGCCCAGAGCGAGTACGCCCTCCTGATGGAGATCATCCCCGAGCATCACCAGAAGAAGACCTTCGACTCCCTCATTCAG GAGGCGCTGGACAACCTGATGCTGGAGGGAGACAACATCGTGTCGGCGGCACGCAGGGCCATCATGCGTCACGACTACTCCGCCGTCCTCACCATCTTCCCCATCCTCAGACACCTGAAAATGAACAAGTCCGAGTTCGACTCGACGCTTCAG GGAACAGCGGCGAGCACCAAGAACAAGCTGCCCACGCTCATCACCTCCATGGAGACGATCGGGGCCAAAGCTCTGGAGGAGTTTGCGGACAGCATCAAG AATGATCCTGATAAAGAGTACAACATGCCCAAAGACGGAACGGTTCACGAGCTGACCAGCAAC GCCATCCTGttcctgcagcagctgctggacTTCCACGAGACCGCCGGAGCCATGCTGGCCTCGCAAG TTCTGGGGGACACTTACAATATACCTTTAGACCCCCGAG AGACGTCGTCAGCGACCAGCTACACGTCCGACTTCAACAAACGGCTCCTCAGCACCTACATCT GTAAAGTTTTaggaaacctgcagctgaacctgctCAGCAAATCCAAAGTGTACGAGGACTTGGCTCTGAGCGCCATCTTCCTGCACAACAACTACAACTACATCCTGAAGTCGCTGGAGAA GTCCGAGCTGATCCAGCTGGTCACGGTGACTCAGAAGAGAGCGGAGGTGTCCTACAGGGAGCTGATCGAGCAGCAGATCGACACGTACCAGCGCAG CTGGCTGAAGGTCACCGAGCACCTGACGGACCGGAACATGCCCGCCGCCCAGCCCGGTTCCAAG CTAAAAGATAAAGAGCGACAAGTGATTAAAGACAAATTCAAG GGTTTCAACGACGGGTTGGAGGAGCTGTGCAAGATCCAGAAGGGCTGGGCCATCCCGGATAAAGAGCAGCGAGACTTCATCCGTCACGCTCAGAAGAAGGCGGTGTCGGAGGCTTACAGAGCCTTCCTGCACAG GTGTGCCAACATTTCCTTCACCAAGAACCCCGAGAAGTATCACAAGTATCGGccggaggaggtggaggagatgaTCGAGAAGCTGTTCGACACATCTGCCTGA
- the exoc7 gene encoding exocyst complex component 7 isoform X10, translating into MIPTEDASARKREIEEKLKQEQETLSFIRENLEKSDQLTKGMVSILSSFESRLMQLENSIIPVHKQTENLQRLQENVDKTLSCMDHVISYYHVAKDTDRIIREGPTGRLDEYLACIAKIQKAVEYFQDNNPDSPELNTVKARFEKGKELLEAEFRSLLTRYSKPVPPILILDAISMDEELEAPEDVVLEHLPEAVLQDIICIAGWLVEYGRNQDFMNVYFQIRSNQLDRSIKGLKDHFRKNSASSGVLYSPAVQTKRKDTPTKKAPRRPGKDDVLDIEIDSYIHCISAFVKLAQSEYALLMEIIPEHHQKKTFDSLIQEALDNLMLEGDNIVSAARRAIMRHDYSAVLTIFPILRHLKMNKSEFDSTLQGTAASTKNKLPTLITSMETIGAKALEEFADSIKNDPDKEYNMPKDGTVHELTSNAILFLQQLLDFHETAGAMLASQVLGDTYNIPLDPRETSSATSYTSDFNKRLLSTYICKVLGNLQLNLLSKSKVYEDLALSAIFLHNNYNYILKSLEKSELIQLVTVTQKRAEVSYRELIEQQIDTYQRSWLKVTEHLTDRNMPAAQPGSKLKDKERQVIKDKFKGFNDGLEELCKIQKGWAIPDKEQRDFIRHAQKKAVSEAYRAFLHRCANISFTKNPEKYHKYRPEEVEEMIEKLFDTSA; encoded by the exons ATGATTCCTACCGAGGATGCGTCCGCCAGGAAGCGGGAGATCGAGGAGAAGCTGAAGCAG GAACAAGAGACGCTGTCATTCATCCGGGAGAACCTGGAGAAGAGCGATCAGCTGACCAAAGGCATG GTTTCCATCCTGTCTTCGTTCGAGAGCCGCCTGATGCAGCTGGAGAACTCCATCATCCCGGTCCACAAGCAGACGGAGAACCTGCAGCGGCTGCAGGAGAACGTGGACAAAACTCTGTCCTGCATGGACCACGTCATCAGTTACTACCACGTGGCCAAGGACACCGACAGGATCATCAGAGAGGG GCCTACAGGCAGGCTCGATGAATATCTCGCTTGTATCGCCAAGATCCAGAAAGCTGTGGAATACTTTCAGGACAACAACCCAGACAGCCCTGAACTCAACACAGTG AAAGCGCGGTTTGAGAAGGGGAAAGAGCTGCTCGAGGCCGAGTTCCGCAGCCTCTTAACCCGCTACAGCAAACCCGTTCCCCCCATCCTCATCCTGGACGCCATCAGCATGGACGAGGAGCTGGAGGCGCCGGAGGACGTGGTGCTGGAACACCTTCCCGAGGCCGTGCTCCAGGACATCATCTGCATCGCCGGCTGGCTGGTGGAATACGGACGCAACCAAG ATTTCATGAACGTTTACTTCCAGATCAGGTCCAACCAGCTGGATCGCTCCATCAAAGGCCTGAAGGATCACTTCCGCAAAAACAGCGCCTCCTCCGGGGTCCTCTACTCCCCCGCCGTCCAAACCAAACGCAAGGACACGCCCACAAAGAAGGCTCCCAGGAGGCCAG GGAAAGACGACGTCCTGGACATCGAGATCGACTCCTACATCCACTGCATCAGCGCCTTCGTCAAGCTGGCCCAGAGCGAGTACGCCCTCCTGATGGAGATCATCCCCGAGCATCACCAGAAGAAGACCTTCGACTCCCTCATTCAG GAGGCGCTGGACAACCTGATGCTGGAGGGAGACAACATCGTGTCGGCGGCACGCAGGGCCATCATGCGTCACGACTACTCCGCCGTCCTCACCATCTTCCCCATCCTCAGACACCTGAAAATGAACAAGTCCGAGTTCGACTCGACGCTTCAG GGAACAGCGGCGAGCACCAAGAACAAGCTGCCCACGCTCATCACCTCCATGGAGACGATCGGGGCCAAAGCTCTGGAGGAGTTTGCGGACAGCATCAAG AATGATCCTGATAAAGAGTACAACATGCCCAAAGACGGAACGGTTCACGAGCTGACCAGCAAC GCCATCCTGttcctgcagcagctgctggacTTCCACGAGACCGCCGGAGCCATGCTGGCCTCGCAAG TTCTGGGGGACACTTACAATATACCTTTAGACCCCCGAG AGACGTCGTCAGCGACCAGCTACACGTCCGACTTCAACAAACGGCTCCTCAGCACCTACATCT GTAAAGTTTTaggaaacctgcagctgaacctgctCAGCAAATCCAAAGTGTACGAGGACTTGGCTCTGAGCGCCATCTTCCTGCACAACAACTACAACTACATCCTGAAGTCGCTGGAGAA GTCCGAGCTGATCCAGCTGGTCACGGTGACTCAGAAGAGAGCGGAGGTGTCCTACAGGGAGCTGATCGAGCAGCAGATCGACACGTACCAGCGCAG CTGGCTGAAGGTCACCGAGCACCTGACGGACCGGAACATGCCCGCCGCCCAGCCCGGTTCCAAG CTAAAAGATAAAGAGCGACAAGTGATTAAAGACAAATTCAAG GGTTTCAACGACGGGTTGGAGGAGCTGTGCAAGATCCAGAAGGGCTGGGCCATCCCGGATAAAGAGCAGCGAGACTTCATCCGTCACGCTCAGAAGAAGGCGGTGTCGGAGGCTTACAGAGCCTTCCTGCACAG GTGTGCCAACATTTCCTTCACCAAGAACCCCGAGAAGTATCACAAGTATCGGccggaggaggtggaggagatgaTCGAGAAGCTGTTCGACACATCTGCCTGA
- the exoc7 gene encoding exocyst complex component 7 isoform X1 — protein sequence MIPTEDASARKREIEEKLKQEQETLSFIRENLEKSDQLTKGMVSILSSFESRLMQLENSIIPVHKQTENLQRLQENVDKTLSCMDHVISYYHVAKDTDRIIREGPTGRLDEYLACIAKIQKAVEYFQDNNPDSPELNTVKARFEKGKELLEAEFRSLLTRYSKPVPPILILDAISMDEELEAPEDVVLEHLPEAVLQDIICIAGWLVEYGRNQDFMNVYFQIRSNQLDRSIKGLKDHFRKNSASSGVLYSPAVQTKRKDTPTKKAPRRPVYIPGTIRKAQNLLKQYSQHGLDGKKGGSNLTPLEGYDHDPRVKHHPDALTEKHGAAAGKDDVLDIEIDSYIHCISAFVKLAQSEYALLMEIIPEHHQKKTFDSLIQEALDNLMLEGDNIVSAARRAIMRHDYSAVLTIFPILRHLKMNKSEFDSTLQGTAASTKNKLPTLITSMETIGAKALEEFADSIKNDPDKEYNMPKDGTVHELTSNAILFLQQLLDFHETAGAMLASQVLGDTYNIPLDPRETSSATSYTSDFNKRLLSTYICKVLGNLQLNLLSKSKVYEDLALSAIFLHNNYNYILKSLEKSELIQLVTVTQKRAEVSYRELIEQQIDTYQRSWLKVTEHLTDRNMPAAQPGSKLKDKERQVIKDKFKGFNDGLEELCKIQKGWAIPDKEQRDFIRHAQKKAVSEAYRAFLHRCANISFTKNPEKYHKYRPEEVEEMIEKLFDTSA from the exons ATGATTCCTACCGAGGATGCGTCCGCCAGGAAGCGGGAGATCGAGGAGAAGCTGAAGCAG GAACAAGAGACGCTGTCATTCATCCGGGAGAACCTGGAGAAGAGCGATCAGCTGACCAAAGGCATG GTTTCCATCCTGTCTTCGTTCGAGAGCCGCCTGATGCAGCTGGAGAACTCCATCATCCCGGTCCACAAGCAGACGGAGAACCTGCAGCGGCTGCAGGAGAACGTGGACAAAACTCTGTCCTGCATGGACCACGTCATCAGTTACTACCACGTGGCCAAGGACACCGACAGGATCATCAGAGAGGG GCCTACAGGCAGGCTCGATGAATATCTCGCTTGTATCGCCAAGATCCAGAAAGCTGTGGAATACTTTCAGGACAACAACCCAGACAGCCCTGAACTCAACACAGTG AAAGCGCGGTTTGAGAAGGGGAAAGAGCTGCTCGAGGCCGAGTTCCGCAGCCTCTTAACCCGCTACAGCAAACCCGTTCCCCCCATCCTCATCCTGGACGCCATCAGCATGGACGAGGAGCTGGAGGCGCCGGAGGACGTGGTGCTGGAACACCTTCCCGAGGCCGTGCTCCAGGACATCATCTGCATCGCCGGCTGGCTGGTGGAATACGGACGCAACCAAG ATTTCATGAACGTTTACTTCCAGATCAGGTCCAACCAGCTGGATCGCTCCATCAAAGGCCTGAAGGATCACTTCCGCAAAAACAGCGCCTCCTCCGGGGTCCTCTACTCCCCCGCCGTCCAAACCAAACGCAAGGACACGCCCACAAAGAAGGCTCCCAGGAGGCCAG TCTACATCCCAG GGACCATTCGCAAGGCTCAGAACCTTCTGAAACAGTACTCACAGCATGGGCTGGATGGGAAAAAGGGGGGCTCTAACCTCACTCCTTTGGAAG GTTACGATCACGACCCGCGGGTCAAACATCACCCCGACGCCCTGACCGAGAAGCACGGGGCCGCTGCAG GGAAAGACGACGTCCTGGACATCGAGATCGACTCCTACATCCACTGCATCAGCGCCTTCGTCAAGCTGGCCCAGAGCGAGTACGCCCTCCTGATGGAGATCATCCCCGAGCATCACCAGAAGAAGACCTTCGACTCCCTCATTCAG GAGGCGCTGGACAACCTGATGCTGGAGGGAGACAACATCGTGTCGGCGGCACGCAGGGCCATCATGCGTCACGACTACTCCGCCGTCCTCACCATCTTCCCCATCCTCAGACACCTGAAAATGAACAAGTCCGAGTTCGACTCGACGCTTCAG GGAACAGCGGCGAGCACCAAGAACAAGCTGCCCACGCTCATCACCTCCATGGAGACGATCGGGGCCAAAGCTCTGGAGGAGTTTGCGGACAGCATCAAG AATGATCCTGATAAAGAGTACAACATGCCCAAAGACGGAACGGTTCACGAGCTGACCAGCAAC GCCATCCTGttcctgcagcagctgctggacTTCCACGAGACCGCCGGAGCCATGCTGGCCTCGCAAG TTCTGGGGGACACTTACAATATACCTTTAGACCCCCGAG AGACGTCGTCAGCGACCAGCTACACGTCCGACTTCAACAAACGGCTCCTCAGCACCTACATCT GTAAAGTTTTaggaaacctgcagctgaacctgctCAGCAAATCCAAAGTGTACGAGGACTTGGCTCTGAGCGCCATCTTCCTGCACAACAACTACAACTACATCCTGAAGTCGCTGGAGAA GTCCGAGCTGATCCAGCTGGTCACGGTGACTCAGAAGAGAGCGGAGGTGTCCTACAGGGAGCTGATCGAGCAGCAGATCGACACGTACCAGCGCAG CTGGCTGAAGGTCACCGAGCACCTGACGGACCGGAACATGCCCGCCGCCCAGCCCGGTTCCAAG CTAAAAGATAAAGAGCGACAAGTGATTAAAGACAAATTCAAG GGTTTCAACGACGGGTTGGAGGAGCTGTGCAAGATCCAGAAGGGCTGGGCCATCCCGGATAAAGAGCAGCGAGACTTCATCCGTCACGCTCAGAAGAAGGCGGTGTCGGAGGCTTACAGAGCCTTCCTGCACAG GTGTGCCAACATTTCCTTCACCAAGAACCCCGAGAAGTATCACAAGTATCGGccggaggaggtggaggagatgaTCGAGAAGCTGTTCGACACATCTGCCTGA
- the exoc7 gene encoding exocyst complex component 7 isoform X6: MTPQCKHHMSFVSDYVSILSSFESRLMQLENSIIPVHKQTENLQRLQENVDKTLSCMDHVISYYHVAKDTDRIIREGPTGRLDEYLACIAKIQKAVEYFQDNNPDSPELNTVKARFEKGKELLEAEFRSLLTRYSKPVPPILILDAISMDEELEAPEDVVLEHLPEAVLQDIICIAGWLVEYGRNQDFMNVYFQIRSNQLDRSIKGLKDHFRKNSASSGVLYSPAVQTKRKDTPTKKAPRRPVYIPGTIRKAQNLLKQYSQHGLDGKKGGSNLTPLEGYDHDPRVKHHPDALTEKHGAAAGKDDVLDIEIDSYIHCISAFVKLAQSEYALLMEIIPEHHQKKTFDSLIQEALDNLMLEGDNIVSAARRAIMRHDYSAVLTIFPILRHLKMNKSEFDSTLQGTAASTKNKLPTLITSMETIGAKALEEFADSIKNDPDKEYNMPKDGTVHELTSNAILFLQQLLDFHETAGAMLASQVLGDTYNIPLDPRETSSATSYTSDFNKRLLSTYICKVLGNLQLNLLSKSKVYEDLALSAIFLHNNYNYILKSLEKSELIQLVTVTQKRAEVSYRELIEQQIDTYQRSWLKVTEHLTDRNMPAAQPGSKLKDKERQVIKDKFKGFNDGLEELCKIQKGWAIPDKEQRDFIRHAQKKAVSEAYRAFLHRCANISFTKNPEKYHKYRPEEVEEMIEKLFDTSA; the protein is encoded by the exons ATGACCCCACAGTGTAAGCATCACATGTCCTTTGTCTCTGATTAT GTTTCCATCCTGTCTTCGTTCGAGAGCCGCCTGATGCAGCTGGAGAACTCCATCATCCCGGTCCACAAGCAGACGGAGAACCTGCAGCGGCTGCAGGAGAACGTGGACAAAACTCTGTCCTGCATGGACCACGTCATCAGTTACTACCACGTGGCCAAGGACACCGACAGGATCATCAGAGAGGG GCCTACAGGCAGGCTCGATGAATATCTCGCTTGTATCGCCAAGATCCAGAAAGCTGTGGAATACTTTCAGGACAACAACCCAGACAGCCCTGAACTCAACACAGTG AAAGCGCGGTTTGAGAAGGGGAAAGAGCTGCTCGAGGCCGAGTTCCGCAGCCTCTTAACCCGCTACAGCAAACCCGTTCCCCCCATCCTCATCCTGGACGCCATCAGCATGGACGAGGAGCTGGAGGCGCCGGAGGACGTGGTGCTGGAACACCTTCCCGAGGCCGTGCTCCAGGACATCATCTGCATCGCCGGCTGGCTGGTGGAATACGGACGCAACCAAG ATTTCATGAACGTTTACTTCCAGATCAGGTCCAACCAGCTGGATCGCTCCATCAAAGGCCTGAAGGATCACTTCCGCAAAAACAGCGCCTCCTCCGGGGTCCTCTACTCCCCCGCCGTCCAAACCAAACGCAAGGACACGCCCACAAAGAAGGCTCCCAGGAGGCCAG TCTACATCCCAG GGACCATTCGCAAGGCTCAGAACCTTCTGAAACAGTACTCACAGCATGGGCTGGATGGGAAAAAGGGGGGCTCTAACCTCACTCCTTTGGAAG GTTACGATCACGACCCGCGGGTCAAACATCACCCCGACGCCCTGACCGAGAAGCACGGGGCCGCTGCAG GGAAAGACGACGTCCTGGACATCGAGATCGACTCCTACATCCACTGCATCAGCGCCTTCGTCAAGCTGGCCCAGAGCGAGTACGCCCTCCTGATGGAGATCATCCCCGAGCATCACCAGAAGAAGACCTTCGACTCCCTCATTCAG GAGGCGCTGGACAACCTGATGCTGGAGGGAGACAACATCGTGTCGGCGGCACGCAGGGCCATCATGCGTCACGACTACTCCGCCGTCCTCACCATCTTCCCCATCCTCAGACACCTGAAAATGAACAAGTCCGAGTTCGACTCGACGCTTCAG GGAACAGCGGCGAGCACCAAGAACAAGCTGCCCACGCTCATCACCTCCATGGAGACGATCGGGGCCAAAGCTCTGGAGGAGTTTGCGGACAGCATCAAG AATGATCCTGATAAAGAGTACAACATGCCCAAAGACGGAACGGTTCACGAGCTGACCAGCAAC GCCATCCTGttcctgcagcagctgctggacTTCCACGAGACCGCCGGAGCCATGCTGGCCTCGCAAG TTCTGGGGGACACTTACAATATACCTTTAGACCCCCGAG AGACGTCGTCAGCGACCAGCTACACGTCCGACTTCAACAAACGGCTCCTCAGCACCTACATCT GTAAAGTTTTaggaaacctgcagctgaacctgctCAGCAAATCCAAAGTGTACGAGGACTTGGCTCTGAGCGCCATCTTCCTGCACAACAACTACAACTACATCCTGAAGTCGCTGGAGAA GTCCGAGCTGATCCAGCTGGTCACGGTGACTCAGAAGAGAGCGGAGGTGTCCTACAGGGAGCTGATCGAGCAGCAGATCGACACGTACCAGCGCAG CTGGCTGAAGGTCACCGAGCACCTGACGGACCGGAACATGCCCGCCGCCCAGCCCGGTTCCAAG CTAAAAGATAAAGAGCGACAAGTGATTAAAGACAAATTCAAG GGTTTCAACGACGGGTTGGAGGAGCTGTGCAAGATCCAGAAGGGCTGGGCCATCCCGGATAAAGAGCAGCGAGACTTCATCCGTCACGCTCAGAAGAAGGCGGTGTCGGAGGCTTACAGAGCCTTCCTGCACAG GTGTGCCAACATTTCCTTCACCAAGAACCCCGAGAAGTATCACAAGTATCGGccggaggaggtggaggagatgaTCGAGAAGCTGTTCGACACATCTGCCTGA